Genomic DNA from Nitratidesulfovibrio vulgaris str. Hildenborough:
GCTTTTGATAAGGGTAACGGTGTCATTGACAGCCAGCGGGGTTCCGCTGCCCATGATGCCCACGCCCACGGTGGTGGGGGCGATGGAAGGGCCGGATGAGGGAGTTTCGATCACAACCCCGTTATCCACGGTGAGCACCGTGTCGCCGGCCCGCACCGTTCCGGGCAGATAGAAGCGGAAATGCTGGAAATTTTCGATGCCCAGAGTCTGAAGGTTCAGGGTATGGATTTCCAGTGTGTTGTCGGTGCGCGCGTCCCGCGCCGGGTCACCCGAACCGACCTCTGCGCGACCGCCCATAAGGGCTGTTCTGCTCAGGTCAGGATTGCCGAAGATACGCAGGGTATTACCGGTAGCGATGCCCCCCGTAGAAAACCCACCAAATACGCCGAGGGGACTTAGCGTGCCGCCGGTTATGATCACCGTATTATTGCTGGCGTTACCGCTGCCGGAATCATCGCTGAAGCCACCGTATAACCCTTCACCAGCATATGTGCCGCTGGTTATTGTCACCTGATTGCCGTTGGCGTTGCCGCCATCGCTGTAGCCACCGATGATGGGGCCGCTGATGTTGAGGTCGGTAATATCGGGGTCAAAAATGACGTTCCCGCCCGTGACACCCGTGGTGTCGGACTTATAGATACCAACGTAGCCGGGATTCGCGAAATTCCAGCTAGGCAGGTTTTCGGTGGTGCCACCAAAGTTGGCAGCCCACAGAGGCGCGGCAAGTGCGAACAATGCAAGAAAAAGCAGTGTTGCTGCAACGCGCGCGGAATGGCTGTGCGCGCGCCACGGAATTGTGGTAGCCTGTGGGGGCCGCAGACGCATAGGTAATAACATAAACCCTTCCTGAAGTTGTAACGTGGTGTTTCCCCTGACGTGTTGCGGATGCAAATATGCCCGGTGCAGCGGGTGCTGACATCGGGCATGGATACGGCCTCATTCAATAGAGGCTATATCTGCAATACAGGTAATAATAACAGTATGTTTTTGTTATGTAAACAGTATATACCACCTATCTACAGTGTGTGAGGACATTCGACGCATCACCGAAAAACAACGATGCGGCCTTCGGAATGAGTGGCCAGAGCGCACACATCAGCACCATATTGCCGCTCATGCCTTCGCGCCTGCCTATATAGCACGATGTCCCAAAACCATGTCGAAGGGCATGGCCAGAGACAATGAAGCTTCACGGAAGATTCTATAATGCCGCAGATAGAGACCATCTCCGGCCGCGAAGCCTGAATTCGCCTTCCACAACGAACGAATGGCCTTTCTCCCTTGAAATGCTTCTGAGGAGAAAGGCCAGGATAACCTTATCCGCAGGAAGGCATCATGCCTGTTCAGCGAAGAGCAGCACTTCGTTGTTGTCGTTGAACGACAGTGTGAACACCGTGCCGTACTTCACGAGAAAGTCCTTTTCGGCAATGAACGGCACGTCCTCGACGTCGACGCGGACATCCTCATCCATATCCTGTTCTTCCATTCCGAGGCCGAGGATGACCTTCGAACTGCATCCCGACCCGTGCTTGTATTCGCGCAGGCGCACGCAGGTTCCGTCATCCTCTTCGGCAAGCATCGCACGTAGTTTGTCCAGCATGGCTGCGGGTACGGTAAGGGTGAACATATCCTATCTCCTTCTTGTGTTTCCCATGCCAGTCGTCCGGCATGGTGTTGTCTGACGGTTCGTCCGTTCGGATCGTCCGCGGTGAGGGGCACCCCTGCCTCACCCGTGAGCGTCGTTCGCAAGACGAATCCATGAGCAGCACGGTGCTGCCTTTCGGGTGACTTCTCCGGTGGTCTGTCGGCGCAATCGGGGGAACACGGCAAAAGTCCCTCCTCGCACCACCCGGAAAACGCAAAAGCCCCCTGTCGAGGCGACAGGGGGCGGCAATGGCGGTGAACGCGGCACTCGCCGTGGGGCTTTGCTAGCCTTCCACGGGGCTGAGCACAACCTCTCTGTTCTCGCCGAACGTGAGGCTGTAGGCCGTACCGTATTTCACCAGAAAATCCTTGTTGGCGGAGAACGGTACGCCGTTCACTTCAATCTGCTCGTCCTCATCCTCGTCAAGTTCGTCCATGCCCAGACCGAGCACGATCTTGGCATGTCAGCCGCCGCCGACCTTGTACTCGCGCAGTCGCACGCAGGTTCCTTCATCTTCGTCCTCGAGCATGGCGCGCAGCCTGTCGAGCATCTCTTCCGTTACGGTGACAGTGAACATAGCTTCTCCGTTCCTAGTCGTTACACCATGACGGGCACGAGCCCGTGTTTCGCAAACCTGTCCAGAACAGCCGAAAGCTGCTCGGGAGTGTACTGGGGCATGTCGGGCGCGGGCAGGCCCAGCGCCACGTATTTGTTCCATCCGAAGGCATGGCACGGCATGACCTCCACCTTGTCGCGCCCGAATTCGCCAAGCAGGGCGGCGAGGGCGGAGAGGTTGGCGTCATCGTCGTTCATGCCGGGAATGAGCGGCATCCTCACATGCACTTCCTTGCCTGACGCCAGCGCGGCGCGCAGGTTGCGCAGAATCAGCGTATTGTCCTGCCCGGTCAGGCGGCGGTGCGCCTCCGGGTCGGTGTGCTTGCAATCGAAGAGGAAGAGGTCGGCAAGGGCGAGGGTACGGTCGAAGCGCTCTTCGGGACAGAAACCGCAGGTGTCGACCGTGACATGGATGCCCTCTTCATGCGCCGCCTTGACGAGGTCGAGAAAGAACTCGCCGCCGGAGGTGGGCTCACCACCGCCGAAGGTCACGCCACCGCCGGAATTCTCGTAGAAGAGCATGTCCTTGAGAACGACATCCATGACCTCTTCGACGGTCATGAGGCGACCCGACATCTCACGCGCCTTGCTTGGGCACGAGGCCGTACACAGGCCGCAGTGGGTGCATTTCGCGATGGAACGGATGACCTTGCCATCGACGATGCGCGCCGCCCCTTCGGGACAGACCTCCACGCACTTGCCGCAGCCGGTGCAGAGGTTCTCGAAGAACAGCATCTGGGGAACGGCACTCTGCGACTCGGGATTGCTGCACCACAGACACCGCAGCGGGCAGCCCTTGAGGAAGACGGTGGTGCGCAGGCCGGGGCCG
This window encodes:
- a CDS encoding glycyl-radical enzyme activating protein, which gives rise to MRQGMIYNIQRMSVHDGPGLRTTVFLKGCPLRCLWCSNPESQSAVPQMLFFENLCTGCGKCVEVCPEGAARIVDGKVIRSIAKCTHCGLCTASCPSKAREMSGRLMTVEEVMDVVLKDMLFYENSGGGVTFGGGEPTSGGEFFLDLVKAAHEEGIHVTVDTCGFCPEERFDRTLALADLFLFDCKHTDPEAHRRLTGQDNTLILRNLRAALASGKEVHVRMPLIPGMNDDDANLSALAALLGEFGRDKVEVMPCHAFGWNKYVALGLPAPDMPQYTPEQLSAVLDRFAKHGLVPVMV
- a CDS encoding ErpA-related iron-sulfur cluster insertion protein (Members of this family, many of which are selenoproteins, show homology to the iron-sulfur cluster insertion ErpA that was described in Escherichia coli.), encoding MFTLTVPAAMLDKLRAMLAEEDDGTCVRLREYKHGSGCSSKVILGLGMEEQDMDEDVRVDVEDVPFIAEKDFLVKYGTVFTLSFNDNNEVLLFAEQA